ATTCTCTTCAATCTACAGAAGATATAAAATAGGATCTGTTCAataaaagaggggaaaaaaaaggcttttatttatatacttttcATTACTacttaaaatttctaaatatactcttctatttCCAGAATATTCTTTCGAATTCCAAATTGCATTAATAAACCTTGAGATTAGaagtatttgaattttgaagGAATATTTGAAAATCAACAAAGGCATTTTGGTCCGCCTATAATGTATTAGATAATTTTAGAGTTTTgataaatatattagatattattttttttaaaaaagagtaaTATGTTGCGgaaacccctcaactatggGGCTTTTCCAGCTAGTCCCCTCAATTTCAATTCGTTTTACAAACATCCctaaacttttaactttttaataattttattcattaaaaatagttagaattattaataaatatcaggtaaattatagaaaactctcTAATAAATATCTGCTCTTTCACTCACTCCCCTTCCCAACTTTCAAAAGCTTATATTTTATTCCAccaatatttcaagttgttgcatttgaCCGCCCCTGTTAGGATTTTTTCATTATTCCGgccattatttataatttataccgaaaacatctttcaaaataataaaaatatattaaaaaaatatttttttatagaaaaagtgAAGATAATTTGGTCATTCCGTCATTTCTATTAATACCATAccctctaaaaatattttttaaatttttcaaaggCAAAATATAGGTCAAGGAGGAAAAGTGAGAATGTGATTACTTACAGAAAAATTTTTCAGTAATTtagtctttaatttttttttataaaaataagcataaataaaattattaatgaatTTGAAAGTACTTCACGTACATTTCAAACGTGGCATTATGTAATTGGTGGTCTTCGGTGTGGAGAGTCCACTCAACTTGTTTCGGTCTCGGACCATCCATCCAATGTGGTCTCATCGGGCCCCACACACAAAAGCCCGAATCCTCCTCCTCCGTGTTCGTCGTCAACGTCCCCCCTCGCGTTTACCCCCCGACGATCCCTTCATGGCGGAGTATGAGGATCGCGCCACCGcttcctccctcctcctcctcctcctcctcttcttcttccgctgcggcgtcgtcgtcggatcCACCGAGGTCATCGtcgccggaggcggcggcggaggaggaggaggagcagaaGCGCCGCTGGTTCTCCCGCTCGTCCTCCGCGCGGCCaactcctccgcctccgccgatGATctcctccggcgccgccgcctccggagGGAGGACTCGTACCTTCCGAACGCTCACATGAGGCTCTACGACAATCTCCTCACCAACGGGTGCGCCTCTCTCTCTGTCCCTCTctctcgatcgatcgatcgcaTCTCTTATTTGGGTGTTAATTGCATGGATGAATTGTTCCTTCAGGTATTACACCACTCGGCTTTACATCGGGACGCCGCCTCAAGAATTTGCCCTAATTGTGGATTCGGGAAGCACGGTAACCTACGTTCCGTGCTCCTCCTGTGAGCAATGCGGGAACCATCAGGTGAGCTgctatttttattcttagaagaaatattaatttgttgTTTTGTTTAAATGAGCTACTTGGTTGTGTAATAATAGATTCTGATGTATCCAATGTATTCCAAAACAAATCGCCGTCCACGGTATTTCTATTCCAGGGATATATGGTGATACGGATTTCACTGAATTAGCAATTCAATGGAAGTTGCTTGTGGAAAAGGATAGAAATTAGAATGATATGCAAAAAATCATCTAGGACTCGATAAAACTTTAAGCATCAAGTTACATTATTATGATAAGGTTTTAAGGTCCTCTAAGTGGTGTGGTCACATCCAATTTTGTGGTCCTGTTGGGCTGCAAAAACCTTTGACAGTTCAGTGAGAGTGTCCTGTGTAATATTGACACCATGATTTGCTCAGTTTTTGGCCACCTTTCAACACTTTCAAGTTGCTTAATAACTGGAATTATACTTGAAAGCTGTACTTAGAAAATTTTGCTTCTTCAAATCTGAGTTCAATTGAACAATCAGATAGTACCAACTCCACATCTTATAAGTAAAGAGTAGGTATGTGAAGTGAGATAAATGAATTGCATTCCCTCTTCATTCTCTTCTAATATGAGAAGTTGAGTTTAACTGCATGGCCCGCTATTTTCTACTTGTGTCatttaaaggaaaaaataatgaTTATCTCATGTTATTTTACTGCGacatgttttcttctttttctgacTCCTTgtctgattattattattattttaattcaacaAGTTATGATGTATTTTATGTACTTTTACATGCCTTCTCTCTTATTGCAAAGTATTGTTGATAACTAGGACCCAAGGTTCAAACCAGATTTGTCTAGCACGTACGAACCGGTGAAGTGCAACATTGATTGTACTTGTGACAATGACAAGAAACAATGTGTTTATGAGAGGCAGTATGCTGAAATGAGCTCTAGCAGTGGGGTGCTTGGTGAGGATATTATATCATTTGGCACAGAAAGTGCACTTAAGCCACAACGCGCTGTATTTGGCTGTGAAAATTCTGAAACTGGTGATTTATATAGTCAGCATGCTGATGGCATTATGGGGTTGGGCCGAGGCCAGCTTAGCATCATGGATCAACTTGTTGATAAGGGTGTAATAAGTGATTCATTCTCTTTATGTTACGGTGGAATGGATTTTGGTGGGGGTGCAATGGTTCTAGGTGGAATCTCTTCTCCTCGTAACATGGTTTTTTCCAATTCTGATCCAGTCCGCAGGTATGATACAGGAAACcttatacaatatttttttagggGCAGGCTTAATTCATTTCCCAGCTTTACTCTTGTTATATTGTGGCAACAGCCCATACTACAACATTGACCTGAAGGAAATACATGTTGCTGGAAAGGCACTGCGGTTGGATCCGAAGATCTTCGATAGAAGACACGGAACTGTCTTGGATAGTGGAACCACGTATGTCTATCTACCAGCACAAGCTTTTGTGGCTTTTAGAGATACTGTAAGACAAAGTTTCATCCATTTATGCTATGTTAATTTCATCTTTTAAATGTTTTGAAATGGCATGTAGTTGATTATTTCAATGTTCTGATGCTTTTAAAACTTGGCCAACTATTCTCCAAATTTTGGAAATTTGTAAACGTCATTATCATTATTGCAAGGGTTCTTGAAACCTGCAAAACAGGGAATCATTTCAAAGGCTTGAAGTTTGGCCTTTGATGTGACTATTAAATTACATTTCAAATATTCATGGCATTCTTTAATGATAGGTTTTACCTACAAAATGCTTTAGTCCAATAATTTTACTAGGTTCCATTCTTTTAGTGCAGTGTAAGAATGCATACAACACGTTCTTGAATGCATTAAGTTATTCATTTGCAAATCAGCAGTTGTTTGCATGTAAATAGATATGCATGTTTTATAAAGTGCTACAAGGGTTGGCCTTCTGTGTGCTTTACGAGGTTGAATCATGTGAGAATCTTTACTTCAGTCTCCTCTGTTTTCTGTGACATGAATTTTTTCACATGAATATTTCTTCCCTCTAACGGCATCATACATGTTATCTTCATGATGAATATATACTATGTTCTTGccaaaaacaaattaattgcAATGTATACACCTGAAAGTTTATATGGTCGGCACTTTTACCAATGTTTATTTCTGGTTTCTGCTGCGGCTTTTTTGATGGCCTAGATCTTAGTATCTTACACCTATGCCACCATGTGCCAACTGAAAGCTTACTGGAATCTTCCCCTTCTATTATAATTCATTTGTGATTTTGGAGACAGTTACATGACATGCCTTTTCTTTCTGGTATTCTCTTTCTTGTCATGTTTGACTGCTTTTGTTGTTATTGATGTTTGTCATTAtgggactctctctctctctctctctctctctctctctctctctctctctctcttatttctgTGTGATGAGGAAGTACTTCTGTCAATGTTATCTGCTCACCTTATAGTTTCCCTTTCAAGATGAATTTGATACCCTGGAGTATTTGCTTGTGAGATTAGCTAATTAATGTACTAATACTTTGATTATTTACAGATAATGAGCAAGCTACATTCACTGAAGCAAATACGTGGACCAGATCCAAATTACAAAGATATCTGCTTTGCTGGTGCTGGAAGGTAACGTGTTTTATTGTGATACAGAAATGTTGAAGTTTCAAATGTACTTCTTGGTCCACTATTTCTTGATTCATAATCATGAATTCAATTGCTTCAGAGATGTGTCCGATCTGTCAAAGACCTTTCCGACTGTTGATATGGTTTTTGGGAATGGACAGAAGTTGTCCCTTTCGCCTGAAAACTATTTATTCCGGGTAACATATATTTGTTTCTGTGATAATCAACATATAGTACAAAAAGTTCCTGCAAATTGGCTTGTTTCATTGCTATCTCATGGTATGGTTTTCCTGTTCTATTTTCGATTGGCTATCAACTTaccttcttttctttgttttttatgttgtttgaaATGAAGCATTCAAAGGTTGAAGGTGCCTATTGTCTGGGATTCTTTCAAAATGGAAAAGATCCAACAACACTTTTAGGGGGTATGCTTATCTCTTTTAGGAACTCATTAAATATGACTTATTATGTTTGCTTACGTTAGCCCTGCCATGCATTTGCTTTGTCAGTGATATTCATAATGTCAGCTAACGACTACCCATGCTACATCCATATCAAGAACTTTCTCTCAGTTCTATATCAGTTTTATAAGTTGTTGGATGTTTCATGCTTAAATGCGACAACTATTTGTACTGAATTTTCAATTGATAGGAATTATTGTCCGCAACACTCTTGTAACTTACGATCGCCAGCATGAAAGGATTGGGTTTTGGAAAACAAATTGTTCAGAGTTGTGGGAGAGACTGCAAACGAGTAAAGCCCCTTCACCAGCACCTTCATCTTCCTCTTATACAACTTCAACCATAGATTTATCGCCAGCTTTCTCTCCTAGTGGAGTAGACTCTGTTCTGCCAGGTTTATGATCTGCCTTCTTGCACAACCTCTTTATGTCAGTTTTTTTTGAAACTTAGTATAAGTTGCTTTATAGCCTTAGCTCAGCATCATACATGATTTATTTTTGCTCAAAAAACTTGTATTCTATTTTTGAATATTCAATTTACCTCTCAGTTTTTCAGGATTGGACTGTGTTTATCCTTTCCTTTTGATTTATGAAGAATAATATGTCTACGAAGCATGCATCAACAACAGGGCTCTTTTCATCTTATCTCTTTGCAGGTCAATACCTAGTTGGGCTCATCACCTTCGATATGTCCATAAATGCTACATACTTCGACCTGGTTAGCCACAGTGCAGAATTAGCTGAGCTTATAGCCCATGAGCTGGAAGTTGATTCACATCAGGTAAAGTAGAAATTGTGCAATTAAATAGTATATCAAGAATATGCCATACTTTACATCCTTGCTCATGATAAGGGCCATGCCCTTACACGTATCTGTCAGTGGTAGGAATAGATTGTTGATTTTACCAAACTTCCAAGATTTTCTTTGTCGACATGCGTTGTTTATTTCTCATAATTGTGCCTTGCAAACTGATGTGGAACTCTTTGTACTTTTCTGCATTGGCTTAAGGCAGTAAATTAACTATTTACAGGTTCATATGATGAATATTACAAGTGAAGGAAACCGTACCCTGATAAGATGGGCTATTTTTCCTGATGGATcagctaaattcatttctaaCACAACAGCATTGGTAATACTATATCTCGCACCTTTATTGGAAGCTACCTCTAGTGTCTTTGATTTATGGAGCACAAGAATTACGAGAAGTGTGATTTTACGCAGGGCATTATTTCTCGGTTGACTGAACACCGTGTTCGCCTCCCCGAAAATTTCGGCACTTATCAGGTTGTTGAGTGGAATGTTGAGCCTCCATCAACAAGGTATTAAAATCTCAGTTACAGTTTTTGATTCGTATCAGTTTTCTCGTGTCATTCGTGTTGGAAAGTTTAGCATCCTCTTTGGAAACAGTTGCAACCGAGAACATGTCATTACTGGTTCAATTATTCAATaagacaaatataaataaagggAAATGAAGTTTGTTAACTAAAACTTTGGCGACAAAATCAGGTAATATCTTCCTTATATGTCGTGACGGACTAAAAGTGTATGATAATTTATCTTGTTATTGATTTGTGATTAATCATTTTGTAGGACATGGTGGGAACAACATTTAGTAGGTGTGATAATTGGGGTTTCAATGGTTGCTATGCTTTCGGCTCTCTCAGTGTGGCTCCTCTGGAGAAACAAAATTAAAGGACCAGGTTCATACAGGCCGGTGAACGCTGTTGTTCCAGAACAAGAGCTTCAACCATTATAGTACAATGGCTTGGGAATCCAAGTATACAGCAATCAGATGATTCCTGCCGTAACAACTGATGTATGATATATCAAATTGAATAGTTTCTGGCTGGGCTAGCCTTTGCTTTCTGCCTTATACAAAGCTTACAGAAGAGAAAGGGGACCGACTGCAATTTGCCTCAATTCAAAAGGTCCGTGTGCATATGCCGCAAAGTACCAATCTAGCAGCCATTAACAATGTTGGTTTAGATTCGGAAGTAGTGCAGGTGATAATGTAACACATTCACAGGATGAGCGAACACTTCAATAGAAACAAGCTTATAAACGGCTCATCGAACCTTTTCACCAACAGAATATAATTTTTGGTCCTCTCTAGATGCTATTTAGAAGTTATCTAAATTTTCAAGAAACTTAATGAGGTATGAACTGCTGCCGCTCTCCAGAATGTAcggttttctattttcttttgtatCTCTTTTTCGTGAATACCAACTCTCTATAGTCCGTGCCCCCCAAAAGAAAATTGTGGGCTGTTTTATTATTTGGTAACTTCTGCAATCCTTTTAGATGCATTTATATCATCTTCCGTAATTTTAGAGGTTATTATTGCTTTGTTTGTTAATCTTCAGGACTCCTTTCTTGAGAGACCTCCAAGCTAACGATTCTGTCACTGTCACAATGCAGAAACCAGATTTACGTCATTTGGAGCTT
Above is a genomic segment from Ananas comosus cultivar F153 linkage group 15, ASM154086v1, whole genome shotgun sequence containing:
- the LOC109721250 gene encoding aspartic proteinase-like protein 2, with protein sequence MAEYEDRATASSLLLLLLLFFFRCGVVVGSTEVIVAGGGGGGGGGAEAPLVLPLVLRAANSSASADDLLRRRRLRREDSYLPNAHMRLYDNLLTNGYYTTRLYIGTPPQEFALIVDSGSTVTYVPCSSCEQCGNHQDPRFKPDLSSTYEPVKCNIDCTCDNDKKQCVYERQYAEMSSSSGVLGEDIISFGTESALKPQRAVFGCENSETGDLYSQHADGIMGLGRGQLSIMDQLVDKGVISDSFSLCYGGMDFGGGAMVLGGISSPRNMVFSNSDPVRSPYYNIDLKEIHVAGKALRLDPKIFDRRHGTVLDSGTTYVYLPAQAFVAFRDTIMSKLHSLKQIRGPDPNYKDICFAGAGRDVSDLSKTFPTVDMVFGNGQKLSLSPENYLFRHSKVEGAYCLGFFQNGKDPTTLLGGIIVRNTLVTYDRQHERIGFWKTNCSELWERLQTSKAPSPAPSSSSYTTSTIDLSPAFSPSGVDSVLPGQYLVGLITFDMSINATYFDLVSHSAELAELIAHELEVDSHQVHMMNITSEGNRTLIRWAIFPDGSAKFISNTTALGIISRLTEHRVRLPENFGTYQVVEWNVEPPSTRTWWEQHLVGVIIGVSMVAMLSALSVWLLWRNKIKGPGSYRPVNAVVPEQELQPL